The sequence caataccccttgcctacctttggggggcagggtaataatgttagaaaaataaataaaaattatacagTTTTGGACAGATAATAAGGTATTCCATACATCAGCTGAGTCATATAACAAGGCAGTAGAAATCCAAACAGATAATGTGGATGATGTCCTTCAGTGGCTATAACGTATCATCTTATATTAAACTAGAAGAAAAGCCGTAAATGACTGTCTGTTAGAAAACAGGACTCAGATGAGGATTTCAAAGAATGATGATACAGAATGATGAAACAGAGGAGGAACAGGATTAGTCTCTGATTcattacagtaaaataaatgttaaactCCTCAGTAGTGCCTTATGAATTTATGCCATCTGCGATCATGTCACATCCTTATACGATCTGTCTCTGAAAGCAGCGAACAGAAAGCCTGTCCGATAACATCAGTGTCACATCCTGATGAGACACAATCTATTAGTTTTAGAGCGTCAGTCGTTATTGTTTTCTACAGTTTGTAGAGTCGACACTGTAAGACACCTCATTGTAGATTAATCTCTGGACAATCAGTGTTCTCCATAAAGATGTGTCAACTGAAGCACATACTGTAAGACTTTAGTTAAATTAATTGCAGATATAAAATCCTTTACAACAAAGGATAATGAGTGTGTAAAAGCAAACCAGAGCTGCCATTTGATCTAATTGTTCACTGTATTTCTTATGTCTGTTTTACTCGTCTTCCGTTCTGTTTTTATCAGAATGAAATCtatgtattttttgttatttctgcaTCTATCTCTGCATGTAAAAGCCCCACAGCTCTGACCTCTCATCATTTCCCTGAGGTAGAATGGTGTCAGAGTTTTTCTTATAAAAATCCATGAATTCTGGTGGTTCATTATCATGTTTGTGTCTGCTgctgctttgttttgttgttaatGATCTTCAACCTTCCCCCTTTGATTTTCTTCCTGACTTAAAGATTTTATACTTTCCCCAGAATGCCTTTTCACATCCATTAGTTAGAAACGTACTATGTCTCATGGCTGCAGAACGTTATGATTTATTGAGAATGCTGTCTGCAGAGAAATGGGTATCTTTGCCTGTTTCGCTATGAATTTGTCCCTGGATACTTGTTGAAAACTGGTGCACTGTGGAAAAGAAGCGTTAGGTCTTTGATGTTAACAAAATGATGCCAAAAACTATATTGTATGAACTTTCTTGAAGGTTGAAAGGCTGAAAGGTCGATGCATCTCCACTGCACACATCTTTTCATCTGCTTTTGTCCGGTTACATTAAAAAAGACCTGCAGGGAACATCGAGCTATtactttttaactgtgttttactGAGACCTGGATTCTCCTCTAACAGTAACTCATCCGAAGTAGCTGAATATCACTTTTTATCACCttttttctctcttcctcctcctttttagCCTCTCAGCTGAAGAGTACAAAGTCTTCTTGGAGCAAAGGGAGGAGAAGCTGAAAGCTGATGCAGCAGCCGCCGCCGCAGCCGAGGCTTCAGCAGGCAAAAAGAAATAAAGACCTCCAATACGCTGATTCCCCATTCCTatttatactgagtttgtacATGAAACCCATTCATATGAAACACGTTACCGCTGTATATGTCTCATCTTAATAAACAAAACATGTCAGATTTTCCTGTGTCATCGTTTACCTTTTTAACTTTGTTTTCTTTAATCTAAGAACGCTTTTAGTCTTTTAGAAGAATGTAATAGACTTAACATTACcttttacattttggaaacaaaagcAGCCGCTTTGAAATCAAAATTATTTATGACCCTGACTGATTCATTTCCACTGAGCCAAACTAATGAAACTGTAATTGCCTTGTCTTCAACTTGTACATTCAGTCTCTTTGATGTTATTATCTATTATTAACACTTCTGAAGGCAATTTGGCTTCTTATCAACTTGTGCAGACATTTTCCCTTCACATTTCTCACTGTAGGATCTGAACAACTCAGCATATTGATTATTGCAATAATAATCCCATGGTTCAAGGGctgtatttatgttttattgacttTTGGTCAAAGTTGTACTCCGTCACATATTTCTACAGTATCCACATAAATTGTTATGAAACTAATTAAACTAACACCTTCAACTTATGAGTTAGTTTTAGATGTAGAGTTTCAAGAGTTCAAACTGAAGATGGCCATTTCAGTCTGTTCAGTCAGTTGTCTTCCATGTTGTTCCAGGGCTGTTGGTGTTGCTGAGCTCACCATTAGATTCTTTATCTTTAACAATGTACCAAATTATTGATTTTCTAACTGCTAAAATTTTCTGCTATCTCTgatacatttattttgtttttttcagctgaatgacACCCTCCTTCACTTGCATTGACATTTCTTCAGATCTCATACTGAGAATTCATCAGCTACTAAATGTAAATTCAACATCTGAAATCAACTTCAGGCCTTTTTTAAGCCTCACTTGTCATATAATAACCAGGGAACatgacacatctggacatgaagctgCTTGTCAGTCAGTTGTTGGAGGGACTGTATGAAGGGTTGTAATTCCTAAAgtcttaatgcaatatttttgctAAACTCCTCGAATTACATCTAAAAGTCACGACTTCAGtcacattttcattgtttcatttcagatccactgtggtggtgtaaacatttgtgtcactgtccaaatatataTGGACCTGACTGTGTCTTAGTTCTTGCTGGCATTGCTTCTACATACTGGAGATTTCCTgtgttttactttagatcattaTACTCTAGATGTTTATAAGTTTTGGACAAAGCAAGatatttttgaaaataaaacaaaaaataaataaataaataaactctggGATTTTTAGGAGTATAAATTCTTGATTGTTTAATTTAAAGTCTAGTGAGAGATTTGTCAGTATAAATATTGATTGATCTTAGTCATTAGTTGCACAACACAATATCAAACAGCTCATTGCTTTAATGTccttgtattttcccatatttgttTCATGTATCAATATTGGTATTCTTTCTTAAGCAAGAAAATTCTTAACACCACATAAACTAATAtggatgaatatatatatatatatatatatatatatatatatatatatatatatatatatatatatatatatatatatataattattatacatataatacagtatattaataccaatatatGGATGCCaattatggataaaatctcaaTCTGAATCTCATTTGTTTGATACAGTTTCCACATGCTTGTATTTAaacccaatatttaatttacaataCTAATATTTCAGTTTCAAATATTTGTCCCCTATCTGGGGCCATATTTTCACTCTTAACTTTTATAAAGCTTTGGACAGTGTCTCCAGCGTCCCTGCTTACAAAACTATGTCCTGAAGCCTGGCCTCTGTATGACCTTTTTCTTGCATGGCttattacatgtaataataatgatttgCTCTTTTctggtgcagtgtgtgtgtttgccagCAGATAGCAGCAGTTACCAAAGTACCACTACTGTTCACTGCTCATCTTCACTCCATCACAGACACTGCAGTAAGTAGTGATAGAACTTAATATTCAAATGTTTTTGACACCTTAGAAAGGGTTTGGTTTATCAGATCCATTAAATGTGTTCAATACTTTGGCCTAAGGTATGACCGTGGAAGAGGAATGTAAAAAATTAATGATATAGCCTCACATTATGACAGTCATGTCCTTACATCTTCTATCACAGTTTACATGAAACTGGTTTATCTGggtgtgtttttctgtcatttggATTTGGTTCCCATTTCCATCCTGTGGCAGCAGATCATCAGTTTGTCCCACATCCCTCTTTTCCGTACTGTACCTCTAATTTTAGCCTCCCCTCACTCTTTCTTTGTCTCCCCTCTCTCTCCAGCCCTCCCCTCTCTGAAGCTTCTGAATGGAGGCTGAGAATAGCAGGAGGCTGCTTTAGTCAGAGCTCTTGAGCAGGAATGCCTATATATGGAGTCTTACACGGTACCGAGCACTGATAGAGTTGCAGGTACATCGTGTGAATGTGGGCAACTGTGATTTGTAAAgaggggtggtgggggggtcatATGCCTACTATTATGTGTATGTGCATCATCATAAGTGGGAGGTGACTGTGCACGCAAAAACCTCGATGCCAAGTGTGTGCGTCAGTCTGAGTCAGATAGTGTCTCATTCTGTCTCGTCATGTGTGTGCGTCAGTGCTGTTGCTGAGCGAAACTCGCTCCAGGGGAAGAAATGGAGGAGAgtggaagggagggaggaaaagAGGCACGGGAGGtgggatgatgatggtggtgatgatgaggcTGAGGGAGGAACAGGGGGCTTCGTTCTGACGACACAAATGCATCAGCAGCATTAAGTGCACTTTAATATAAATGCATTTGTATGACAACCAAATACACTTATAAGCATCACAATAGAACACTGATCCACAATGTCCATTCTGCAGTAAGTAAGATGTTCTGAATATATTCCATCTTATGCAATAAAAATCTCTTTCTTATATGTACAGACCAATAACTGTTTCATacaaatgtacaaatgtgtacaGCCTTTCTGAAAAGAACATATGCCTATATCCACAGACATAATGCATATGCATTAACATCATTTTCAAATGTCACACATACAATATAATAATTTTACACGTATATTAACTTAGCCTTGAATAGCTAGAACGTAGGAATCAATCCTTTACTTGACCGTAGACAACTCTACGTGAGCATGTCGACACCATGGGAATAGTACCATTCTCAACCCGTGTCGCTTGGTAACTGAATAGAAATAGCACCCCatccatattttcattttttaaaacaaaacttTTGTATTCTAACCCCTCTCAAAAAAGAAGAATCACTCATTCACATAGTCAATTGTGCCTGACTACACCGCACTCCAGTGGAGCAACGATGTAACTGTCCATTTGTAATGGACATGGATAAAGAGTTCAGAGTTCAGCAGGTCAGGGCCGTTTCAGGCACACAGGAGCCGCTATAAGCTGCCAGCATTGCAAATATTGATGCTGCAAGAATATCCAGCCAACTGCCCTCAGGCCAAGGGTGACCTGAAGAGCCCACATTCAGAGTCTAATGTACAGTACAGCGTAGCAGTGGATTTGTGGCATGATCAGAGCTCCGGCAAACTTCCAGACAATCTCTGTTTGGTGTTAACATCTCATAATGCAATGGACACCGTCAACATTGTTGAGATCTTCACATGCCAGGATCTCTtcacatgttttcttttttgtttgcacATCACATTGATACACAAGATTTTAGATGGAGTGATAAATATGAAATGTTAAAGGTCTGAAGCAGCAAACTCAAAGCTCAAAGTATTTCAGGTTTAAATTGAATACTGTTTCTGGGTTATGATGTAGCCTTCAAGGCTGTGTGGATCAAGTGCTTTCAAATCAGAGCTGAAGGACTGAATACTGGACATGAGAGTTCAGTGAGAAATCTCTTTCCTCATTTGATGTATTGATAGTGGTTTTCCTAAGGCTATAAAACTCTGTAAACATTTGACTTCCGATACATTTGAGGTTTGGGTTTGCGTTGCTGCATGTCAAGCAAAAGTGCTATAATTCATCTCTCTATTGAAATAGCAAGAAATGTATTTTTAACTTTTGTTCACAACAGATTTTTCACTACGAGTGAATACAAGTGCGCGTCTGGAAGTTAAACAGCGCTTACAAAGTTCAGAGATGTTTCTCTGTCTGATCATATTTGAAGCTTGTATAACAGAGAAGCTGTAATACACCAGATGGACCCAGAACCCAGTCAGTTATGGGTCCATGCGGTTGCACCATCATGTAAATGTTGCACCGGTTTTGTAGTAGTATACAGATTatgactgaacaaaaatataaagccAATCTTTGTTCTTAGGAGACATGTAGGAGTTAAAGTCCTTAAGTTTTATATacattatgtatatttatacacttaattattttttacttttcagtAAAAGGGGCTCCACAAAATATGACAATATGCCATACTTAATGAAGTAAGTCACAGACTTATTTTAGAACGGAGGAACACTTCCACTCCCATCTGAAAGACaatgaaaaagagagaaagaataaATTAGAAAAGCATTCTTTGAAAATATTTGTATACTTTTTCAAATAAAACTTTGCTGAAAATGAGAGAAGAATTGCAGCGATTCTCACCTTTGTGGAAGCACTGTGGCGATGGATGACATTGGAGTTGATACAACTCAGGTTGTTGCCCTAAGCCAGGGGTGATCGAGGCACCTGCCCCAAACATGGGTTCCAGGACGGCCAGTTCCTCCAGGAGGGACTGAGAGCAAGACATGGCGGGCGTGGGCGAGGCGATGGGCGTGGAGGTGACAGGGCTGGGGGACGCAGTGAGGATGAGGGGAGGGGAAGCTGGAatggaggagcaggaggacaCAGGAGATGACACCACCTCAATCTCCATTGCTTCCTCCACTAGCCCCTCCCCTTCCGCCTTCACCCCAGCCTCAGCAACCGCAGTCGCCCCGCACCCAGCCATGGAGTTACATTGCGCCGATTGGACGCTACAGAAGTGGCCCACTCCCTCAAACTGGGAGGGTTGGTGCCAGCACACTGGGGTTTGAGGAGAGTTTGGGCTGCAGGGATGGGGTACAGGAGAGGATGATGGGGAGGGTGCGGAGAGACCAGGGGACTGGGGAGGAGCAAAATCATCTTGGAGGAGGGTTTCTAGGATGCTCTCTTCAAACAGAGAGTCATCGTCATCAAGGAAGATGGGAATGTCCAGACCTCTCCAAGTCTTGATGGGATAAAACTCCCTAAGCATGTGGACTGAATCATCAGCATTTTCTATGGCAGGGGACAGGAAAGGGGAGGGAGGGCAGGAGGAAGGGGACATGGATGGGGGAGAGAGTTTGGACAAGAGTGGATCCAGATAGAATCCCTCTGCCAGTGAGCTGATATGTTGAGCTAAGAGGGAGATTTCTGccctctccttctccctctctctctccacagAGAAGAAGGAGAGACAGGGCTGTTTGCCAGGTGAAGCCTCAGGGGTCAGAAGGCCCTCGGGGGGACACTGGAGGGGGCCCAGGGGTACGTCTACATACAGGGGGCCCCGGACCTCAGGCAGGGTCATTACTGTGCAGTCGCCATCTCCAGGGCTGTCAGGTGTGGGGGGCAGTTTTTCATAAAGAGAGCCACTGCAGGGCTCGATGGGGAAGAGAAGATCAGTGGATGGGGCGGGAAGTGCCAGAGGGAGCTTTGTGGACAGAGTGGTGGGGGGAGCGGGGCTGGATGCTGTGGTTGGAGGGGCTGAGGGAGAAGCTGAGGAGGCCATGGAGGTGGTGGAAGTAGCTGTCGTAGCACTGGGTGGAGGGGTGGTAGTGCCAGTTGGGTCAAAACTGAAATGGGGCTCACCAAAGGGGAAGCTGGCCCCACCAATCTGGGGGGTGTAGGGTGGGGTGCACACAAACTCTTTGGTCTGCTGAGCTTGTGAGGTGGGGactggagggagggggagggggagagcTGGCAGTGGTGGGTCGAGCTGAAAGGAGGGGGGCAGGAGGATGTTCTGAGTTAAAAAGTCTAAGTCTGCTACTGTTTCAACAGTGACTGGAGTGGGGGACGAGGCAGCCGATGGGCTTTCATCAGGGCCGGTAGGATGCTGTTGGAAGAAGCTGTCTTCCTCCAGGGAGGAGATACTGGAGCGAGGGTCTCCCTCCAGCTGCATGGCCTCAGCAGTAGAGCTCCCTGGTTCATCAGAGGAGCCGACACTGCAGCCAGCAGTGCTGAAGTCAAAGGACTGGGCGGACAGACCACTGCTGCCAGGGGTGAAGACCTGGTCTGGGCTGGACAGGGTCTCTGGGGACTGCAGACTCAGACTCTCCTGTTGAGAAGTACCTGCACTCAGAACCAGAGTCAGCTGGGTCTGCTCTGAGCTGAGCTGTTGGCGCACTGCCCAAGCCTCAGAGTCACTGTAAGAGAAAAAGTAGAAACCCAGAGTTagctttgtgtgttttgtatttcatcCATATATTGAATGGGTGACGGGCAGATAAAACGGGTACCTGATAATGTAGTTGTTGCTGCTGATGGGGATTTCTCCAGGTTGCAGCTGAAGAACCATGTAGAGCCAAACCCACGACTGGTCTTGAGTGTGGACACGAACCACCATTTCAGCTCtgccctctcctccttctctcacTGTTGAAAAACAGAAACAGTTGTTGGCATCACTTTGTAATCCTATTAATCATCccagtgtttttctcagtgttgaTGTGCCAGTAGGCACACAGTGTGTAATTGTGTGGGCATGTATGGTTGTAAAATGGTGTGTGATGGTAGGTATGTGTGAAGAATACACTTACATAGGCTGCGGTGCTGAGCGGAGGCATGTGACAGATCTTGTGGGTGGAGGAGGCTGTACCAGGAGCGAGAGCGTAAAGCTGTCACATCAAAGCCAAGATAGGCGCTTACACTGCAGGGTAGAGTGGGTGGTGACACGTTAGAAGGATAGTGGTTTACTCCTATAGTTCTCAAACAAATGGATTTAATTAAGTAGCAAACTCGTATTTTCAAGCAACAGGTGGGGTGGTCTTACCTGTCCTGGGCAGTCTGCAGCCTCATGTCCCGACCGTGCTGAGAGTGGAAACAGGCCAGGAATAAGTTGGTCTCAGCCAGGGGAGGTGTGGAGGTGGACTCCCTTTCTGCCACCGGGCTGGAGCGGGTTGGGTGGGGCTCCAAAGGGGAGCAGAAACACACCCAGACCGGGTTGGAGGTCCAGTAAGACCCGGCAGCaggagaggaggatggaggagagAGGCAGCGAGCTCGGATCAGAACCAGCTTGTTCCCAGCACTCTGCCTCCGCACGGACTTAGACGTGTTAAAACGACAGCGAAAGAGTCGGTCTgtgggagaggagagagaggaggctcATTACACATTATGTTCGTttataatacaagaaaaacacatttaagtcattttttttgtttattatatatTCTTACCCATCTCAAGTGATGAAGAGGTTGACAGATTGGTCCTCATGATGAAGTGATCTGAGGCATCGATGATATCGTACACACTGTCCCCCTGAGCCACAAGATCCAcctgaaaaatacacacaaaatcatTATTTATGAAGCTCATACCGGAGCTGGAACAGAAGTACTCGGTGGATTGACCTTGTGGAGACTCACCATTGAGTGGCCGAGGTGCTCAGAGACGCTGTCCGACAGGTACAGGAGCTTCCCTTCCCCAGTCAACAGCATCAGAAACCCTGGCAGCGCCTGCATCAACTCCGACAGTTCGTGAAAAGACAGAAATCCTGTGGTCTCTTCAGAAGCAGTTCCCGCTTCTGCAGATAAACATgatgcagaaaagaaaacaacacaaagacaCCGAAATTGTTATTACAGTGAAACGTACTATTAAAATACACCTGTTTCCCGTAATAAAATAGTGGCCGCAGTGTTTCAGCACCATGGATAGCGGTGCGGCTGTCATTTTCCACTAAAGctcttcagcaccacggacagcgacACAACTGCGGCTATTTTAACGCCTTCATCATCTCATATATTCTTCAATGTTCACAAATTACCCACAACTATACAGATTATCCAGAAATAATGTCTATGTCGACGCAATTGTCTGCGATGCCACTTGTTGATTCAATAACTGCGAGAAACTGCAGTGTGTCTATGCAGCAGATTTATCAACAGGTCGTTGGATTCAGAGTAGAGTCGCTCTTACCTTGGGTGAAGAACACGGATTTCCTCGTGTACATGCAGGCAAGTGACATGATGTGCAGGTATGAGAGCCGCGCTTTATCGGCATCAGATATGGGCAACAAGTCCTTCAGGTTCCGGATCTCGGCGTTGATCTGGTCCCGTCGAGCCTTGGATGCTCCTTTGGTTGAGCGGTACATTGTGGTCTGTTGTTGCAGTGAACTATCGAAATTCCTCCAGATGTTAGTTGGAGAGTTGTTGTGAGCGGAGTGTTGGTAGACGTCGTGCCTCGGCTGAAGTCTGGGTGCCCTGTCTCCGAGATGTATTAAGAGACGGGTTGTCAAAGTGCAAAGCTCTGAGGTGTGTTATTGGACTTTCATCTCATCTCTCTTTTT is a genomic window of Sphaeramia orbicularis chromosome 10, fSphaOr1.1, whole genome shotgun sequence containing:
- the npas4a gene encoding neuronal PAS domain-containing protein 4A encodes the protein MYRSTKGASKARRDQINAEIRNLKDLLPISDADKARLSYLHIMSLACMYTRKSVFFTQEAGTASEETTGFLSFHELSELMQALPGFLMLLTGEGKLLYLSDSVSEHLGHSMVDLVAQGDSVYDIIDASDHFIMRTNLSTSSSLEMDRLFRCRFNTSKSVRRQSAGNKLVLIRARCLSPPSSSPAAGSYWTSNPVWVCFCSPLEPHPTRSSPVAERESTSTPPLAETNLFLACFHSQHGRDMRLQTAQDSVSAYLGFDVTALRSRSWYSLLHPQDLSHASAQHRSLLREGGEGRAEMVVRVHTQDQSWVWLYMVLQLQPGEIPISSNNYIISDSEAWAVRQQLSSEQTQLTLVLSAGTSQQESLSLQSPETLSSPDQVFTPGSSGLSAQSFDFSTAGCSVGSSDEPGSSTAEAMQLEGDPRSSISSLEEDSFFQQHPTGPDESPSAASSPTPVTVETVADLDFLTQNILLPPSFQLDPPLPALPLPLPPVPTSQAQQTKEFVCTPPYTPQIGGASFPFGEPHFSFDPTGTTTPPPSATTATSTTSMASSASPSAPPTTASSPAPPTTLSTKLPLALPAPSTDLLFPIEPCSGSLYEKLPPTPDSPGDGDCTVMTLPEVRGPLYVDVPLGPLQCPPEGLLTPEASPGKQPCLSFFSVEREREKERAEISLLAQHISSLAEGFYLDPLLSKLSPPSMSPSSCPPSPFLSPAIENADDSVHMLREFYPIKTWRGLDIPIFLDDDDSLFEESILETLLQDDFAPPQSPGLSAPSPSSSPVPHPCSPNSPQTPVCWHQPSQFEGVGHFCSVQSAQCNSMAGCGATAVAEAGVKAEGEGLVEEAMEIEVVSSPVSSCSSIPASPPLILTASPSPVTSTPIASPTPAMSCSQSLLEELAVLEPMFGAGASITPGLGQQPELYQLQCHPSPQCFHKDGSGSVPPF